One region of Carcharodon carcharias isolate sCarCar2 chromosome 21, sCarCar2.pri, whole genome shotgun sequence genomic DNA includes:
- the si:ch211-244b2.4 gene encoding uncharacterized protein si:ch211-244b2.4 isoform X2, with protein MQEESGKGNRNYGTKKQSAGKHYEWQIKDVEGWNAIKCDHIIEAQYSLPGTKGIKLYNSVYGMISIDFDKMQVRGKDLQVRRKTFANSPKKDEWLWYYRCKHKWKQFSAKGKTIRSADIESQYQLNMHKSTQITVNHKVYKICFHEMVQINVATGTKRRVKRRPKLQSTRKASDSPSGSMSQLILSGQHQQYKWQFSGKHGNWHDYKTRRGTDTECSVSSREIESAYLQNQQGCMTFYVNHDKLQLDFSAMLQTNLSTGAKRCIRRLSLPR; from the exons ATGCAGGAAGAGTCAGGCAAAGGGAACAGAAACTATG GAACAAAGAAGCAGTCTGCAGGGAAACATTACGAGTGGCAGATTAAGGATGTGGAAGGATGGAATGCTATTAAATGTGACCACATAATCGAGGCTCAGTACTCACTGCCTGGGACAAAAGGCATCAAACTTTACAACTCTGTATATGG CATGATCTCAATAGATTTTGATAAAATGCAAGTCCGTGGAAAAGATCTCCAAGTTCGCCGTAAGACCTTTGCTAATTCCCCAAAGAAGGATGAATGGCTCTGGTATTACCGTTGTAAGCACAAATGGAAACAGTTTTCAGCAAAG GGTAAGACAATCAGAAGTGCTGACATTGAAAGTCAGTATCAACTGAATATGCACAAATCCACCCAGATTACAGTGAATCACAAAGTTTACAAGATCTGCTTCCATG AAATGGTGCAGATCAATGTGGCGACTGGAACAAAAAGAAGAGTCAAACGCAGACCTAAATTGCAAAGCACAAGGAAGGCCAGTGACAG TCCTTCAGGATCAATGAGCCAGTTAATTCTTTCTGGGCAGCATCAACAATACAAGTGGCAGTTTTCAGGAAAACATGGCAACTGGCACGACTACAAGACACGG AGAGGAACAgacactgaatgttcagtgagcAGTAGGGAGATTGAATCTGCATACCTGCAAAATCAACAGGGCTGCATGACCTTCTATGTTAATCATGACAAGCTGCAACTGGACTTCTCGG
- the si:ch211-244b2.4 gene encoding uncharacterized protein si:ch211-244b2.4 isoform X1: MASRIESAEEEDSCNDDSTYSDDFDNSDEELSGSDTDSLGEGEFDEERCRKSQAKGTETMPCKYYNKRKCKDQNCAYLHVCKYYFNGNCKYGEACRLSHRMSSDTESSCSSLDEDTPRRTKKQSAGKHYEWQIKDVEGWNAIKCDHIIEAQYSLPGTKGIKLYNSVYGMISIDFDKMQVRGKDLQVRRKTFANSPKKDEWLWYYRCKHKWKQFSAKGKTIRSADIESQYQLNMHKSTQITVNHKVYKICFHEMVQINVATGTKRRVKRRPKLQSTRKASDSPSGSMSQLILSGQHQQYKWQFSGKHGNWHDYKTRRGTDTECSVSSREIESAYLQNQQGCMTFYVNHDKLQLDFSAMLQTNLSTGAKRCIRRLSLPR; the protein is encoded by the exons ATGGCTTCGAGAATAGAATCAGCGGAGG AGGAAGACAGCTGTAACGATGATAGCACCTACAGCGATGACTTTGACAACAGTGATGAAGAGCTGAGTGGCAGTGATACAGACAGTCTTGGTGAAGGAGAATTTGATGAAGAAAGATGCAGGAAGAGTCAGGCAAAGGGAACAGAAACTATG CCCTGCAAATATTACAACAAGCGTAAATGCAAGGACCAGAACTGTGCGTATCTGCATGTTTGCAAATATTACTTCAATGGAAACTGCAAATATGGGGAAGCTTGTAGACTGAGCCATAGGATGAGTTCTGACACTGAATCCTCCTGTTCCTCATTAGATGAAGACACACCAAGAA GAACAAAGAAGCAGTCTGCAGGGAAACATTACGAGTGGCAGATTAAGGATGTGGAAGGATGGAATGCTATTAAATGTGACCACATAATCGAGGCTCAGTACTCACTGCCTGGGACAAAAGGCATCAAACTTTACAACTCTGTATATGG CATGATCTCAATAGATTTTGATAAAATGCAAGTCCGTGGAAAAGATCTCCAAGTTCGCCGTAAGACCTTTGCTAATTCCCCAAAGAAGGATGAATGGCTCTGGTATTACCGTTGTAAGCACAAATGGAAACAGTTTTCAGCAAAG GGTAAGACAATCAGAAGTGCTGACATTGAAAGTCAGTATCAACTGAATATGCACAAATCCACCCAGATTACAGTGAATCACAAAGTTTACAAGATCTGCTTCCATG AAATGGTGCAGATCAATGTGGCGACTGGAACAAAAAGAAGAGTCAAACGCAGACCTAAATTGCAAAGCACAAGGAAGGCCAGTGACAG TCCTTCAGGATCAATGAGCCAGTTAATTCTTTCTGGGCAGCATCAACAATACAAGTGGCAGTTTTCAGGAAAACATGGCAACTGGCACGACTACAAGACACGG AGAGGAACAgacactgaatgttcagtgagcAGTAGGGAGATTGAATCTGCATACCTGCAAAATCAACAGGGCTGCATGACCTTCTATGTTAATCATGACAAGCTGCAACTGGACTTCTCGG